TAACCTTAACAAGGACACAATTCTGAACAGGACTGAGTTGTACTCGTCTACTGATTTGTAGTCCAAGAACCTTATGTGTTTCCAATCATATtgagcctttggaagcaacaccgttttctggtggtcATATCTTCGCTGTAAAGCGATCCAAAGGTCATATGGATTTTCCATGGTCATGTACTGAGTTTTCAAGTTCTCTTGGAGATGGTGGCGTATCATGTAGATAGCTCTATACTTGTCTTTGTCACTGGAATTGTTGTCTTTGGTGATTGTGTCACCAAGATCTTTTGATCGCAGCATGATCTTTGCATCAAGCGCCCATTCCAGGTAGTTGTCACCATTGCTTTTCAAAGCACTGAAATCAAGATTCGCAATCTTTGACatctgaaaaatatttgtagtttatccccattagtaagaaaataatcgGATCATTCACATACTCTTTCAGTCGGATACAAGCAATGCAagtaaataacaatttttttttcaatgatcCAAACGATTTCATGTAtatgcaggaaggtaaagttaaacctatacatCTAGGATAAAGTTAAATCCATTGCATGAAATCTGATCAGTTTTATCAATTTTCGACATGAAAGTAAACTAATCAGTATGAATGATCTATCCTAATCAGATGATTTCATGTGAtatgcaggaaggtaaagttaaacctatacaaaATCGAGATAAAATTAAATCCATGCATGAAATCAGATtagtatacattttcaaaaaaaatgcaatcatttcttacttttatttgttttcgatatttatcagattaaatataatgatttgataatgCTAGTATATCAGTAATAATccgaaatttatttattttcagataaatacTAGCAATTCCTATTCCTAGTAGgattaggaaaaaaataaatcgaTATTTTTCTGATAAATGCTGAAAatcctattatttttttttaagataaagatataagttttttttttaaaaaaaaataggaaaatcgaattaaaatatataatatattgttttcagtcggatttatcaaaaaaatcggatttatctttaaaaatttcagatttatctataagaaaaatcggatttatcttaaaaatatttaaaaaaaattctttcaaatttgaGACAGGTTCTAGTCGATTTCAACATATCAGAGAAAGACTTTAAACATTCAAGAACAAGTTTCTAATGCAAGCAAACAATCAGATTAAGTTGATGCAGCAGTcggatatgtaaaaaaaattggtgtaaTTGTCAACCTAAAAGGTTCTAGCAATTAACTCACATcaggaagattaaaaaaaatcaaacaagcttaAACAGGGTGAAACAAGACGAGATTTAAGCTTTGAaaatagattagggttttagattttattctgCAAAGACATACGGCTAGATGTAGCTGTATGTATGCGGCTGAGTGTTTAAAtcctttttggttttgttttgagttttctgtAGATACCTGAACCTTTTGTGATGAGTTGAACGGTCTGTGAGGAGAGAAAGCTGCTGCTGGTTGCTGACAGAGAGAAAAGGAGGCGACTGGAAAAGCTTTAGGAGTCGCCGGAAAATAGCAAGAGATCGTTTGGTTTCTGATTTATGGGTGGTGGATTTTTGGAAGGGTTTAGAGACAgtgtcgtgctgataacgtgttgtgaatgtagaggggaacttgtgtgtattattaggtcgaccaactggtctttatatacatatggtaatgacgGTCTAAGTACTTGATCGACAGGAGATCGTACTTAtccttaactagataatgactagcaatacgtaagataaacaccaactataatgtagataaacacaagagtagatagaCGCCAGTATGATCCTGCGGATGATCTTGCGGATGGGATTGGCCCGTCTTGTTACACGGGCTGATAAATGGGTCGatcactaaatggtttataacaatttttaattataaaactgaAATTTAATATAGACAACATAATCATACTCACACCAACTTAACATaaagaaatttaaacaaaattatatttttttttataaaaaccgatCCATCAAATCCCACTCGTTTGGAACTGTcctagttaaaaataaataaaaatgaaattcatTTTATAAAGAGGATATTTTAGCTTTTAATTTTAGATACAGGAATTTAATAGATTATTTCTCCGCCTTAGCCTTGTTTGGAGATCATCCGCAACTGCATCGATGAACTCCTCCGTGTTCAGGTAAGTGTCCCTAGAGAGCCTGGACAAACATATATCAATCTTGATGGGAACATGTAACTAGATGATGACGAAGAAATCAGTGACTTACTTTGCGCCGTGAATGATGAGTGCAAGATCTTTTGTCATCTTTCCAGACTCCACTGTACCAACACAGGCAGCTTCGAGCTTCTCGGTAAACTCCAAGAGTTTTGAGTTGCCATCTAACTTAGCCCTGTTCAAAGATATGTTTGCATTCGCTTATTTACTCATCTTCCTagttaaacaaaaacaatatcacCCGCGTAAGGAGATTGTTTTCTCGCTACCTGTGTGCAAGTCCACGAGTCCAAGCAAAGATGGAGGCTATGCTGTTTGTGCTAGTCTCGCCACCTTTCTGGTGAACCCTGTAGTGACGGGTAACAGTTCCATGTGCTGCTTCGGCTTCAATAGTCTTCCCATCAGGGCAGACCTAATCAAATGATTAACACAACCGTTGTAAAAGACGCAACGTATAATCAACAGCTCAAAAGGAACATTGTAGCAAAGATTGTGTCATGATCAATACCAGAACAGATGTCATCAATCCAAGTGACCCGAACCCTACACACATTGCAAGAAGCAATTTAGCTAACAATAAACATAACGAGACATAAGCACTTAAtggcttatatatatattcatttatcATTTTCACAAACCTTGTGCCAGGAAATCACTTTGGACATCACCATCATAGTTTTTGCATGCCCATACATAGCTTCCTTCGCTCTTAAGAGCGTAAGCCACCATATCGTCAATGAGACGGTGCTCATACCTAACAAATTCAATCATCTTCCTCGGTCAAATATAACATGCATAAGGCACAATGAGACCCCGAGGATGAAAAAACTAAATGCTGACTGACTCACCATATTCCAGCAGCCTCATACTTTGACTTCCAGCTGGCTTCATACACTTCTTGGAAGATGTCTTTGAATCTTCGTAGTAAAACGAAAAATGCAACCAACATCAAATATGGACAGAGCAAAAAAGATAGTGTGGTAAAATAACAGAAAACTAACTGTCACATACCTGCCATCGTATTTCTTAAGAATGGTGTTCTTTGTGCTAAGATAGAGTGGCCACTTTTTCTGGTAAGCAGTGTTCATCGATGCCTCAGCAAAAGCACGGATGGACTGTATATACAAGGAGAAAATATATAACAAGATCGTCAAAAGAACAAGTAGTTTTGACTGCAGTTGGAAGAGAGTGTAAGTGTTTATACCTCATCAGTGTTGTACATGGCCATAGCGACACCTCCTTCACCGGTAAATGTAAAGACTTCAGTTTCAGTTTTTCCGTCTTTACCCTCTGAAAACAAAGACATGACAGACTCTATTAGCATCAGGAAGAAACTGAAGGTTTCGAAACTATACAATGCCAGGTAGTAATATTACCAAAAGTCAAAGTCAGTTTTCCTGGTCCCTTGATAACAGCATCAGTGGCACGGTACTGATCGCCAAAAGCATGCCTTCCAATGCAGATGGGCTTTGTCCAGCCTGGGACAAGCTTGGGAACATTTTTGCAGATAATTGGTTCTCTAAATACAGTTCCTGTGACAATAAAAACCACAGTGTAAGGCAGCATAGAATGATTAATTCGTAGGCGTGTGTACTTCTCACCATTCAGAATATTCCTGATGGTCCCATTTGGACTTCTCCACATCTGCTTCAAGCCAAATTCCGTGACACGGCCTTCATCTgcacgcaaaaaaaaaaaagaagaagaagaaagaagatcaATACTTggtaaaaatattcaatttcaaaagatCTAACAAAACATACCTGGCGTGATGGTGGCACACTTGATGGCCACATTATAcctaaaacaaaatttacacAAACATCATAAGTCAGACTCAGAGAAgcagaaaagagaaaaaaaaaaagtggtttGAGTAGTCTTTGTTTGTTCCAAGTTCAAACGCATACTTCTTGGTGGCTTCAGCACTTTCAACAGTAACTTTGTCATCAGTAGCATCACGGTGGGGAAGACCAAGGTCAAAGTACTTGATATCCAACTCCACAAAAGGGGTAATAAGCTGAAAACATACGAACAtacgaatttaaaaaaaaaaaaatctgcagaaaaaaacaaaataaaccgCACGTATTAGAATAGGTAGCTCATACCTTATCCTTGATGGACTTCCAGATAACTCTGGTCATTTCATCACCTATTACACAAGACCAACGAAGCATATATGTTAGTAtttagtaaaaagttatttCAAATTAAAGACTAAGGAATTAACAGCACTCGATCACATAAAATCTGAAAATGTTATAGTCATATATTGAATCTATTTCACCGATTTGAAGCTGTAAAGTGTAGACTAAATAGTTTTACCAGTATACAACGAAACGAGCCAAAAATATTCATTGGATCATCAAACCTGAATCGACCAATCGATGAACAGAGCTCCAGTTATTATCGATCTATAACGTTCAGACAAGAccatctaataaaaaaataaagagatcgTGAAAGTAAAACTAGTTTTCAGCTCTAAGATCAGGACGAAACAACGAAACTTCGATAAGAACTAGGCAAGCGAAAGGTAATACGTTTCATTTCCGTATCAAATAAACGAAAAGCGAGACAAAGactgatagagagagagagaaggagatctCACCATCCATCTCGACGATGGGATTTGCCACCTTGATCTTTTCAAACGCCATGGTTTCTCGTTTGGACTCTAAGAAAGACGGATTCGACAGAAAATAATGGACTTCCCTAACTGTCGGCGATCTATAAACGAGAGAAGTTTTCTGGCGAGAGACGCAGATGAATGGATCGAAAGAGGGTGACTTTTGTAGGTGAAGAAAGGCTTTGCAGGTAGAgggagtatttttttttgtttccctcACAACCAAACGCTATGTGTTAAAAGCTCCAATGCTCTTAGTGAAACAAAACTTATTCTAGTAATTCACAAATCCTCTTATCTACTAGTCGCATAGTCTCCGCGCAAGCACGGAGCCAGGTTCGGAGTTTATGCGTTTGGTAGTTTTATGGACCGACATTGTCGAGTTTATTTTCTGAAATGTTTGTGTTTCTGTGTTGTCTATAATGGTGATGAATGGAATATTGTAATGCACACACCTTGATTTGGTTGATATAAGAATGACTTAGAATTCAAATGGTTCgagtttttcaaaacaaaaattaaaattttttaattgcCCAGTAGCTTTATTAACGCTTTCAACTTCATGAGATTAGGTTTATGGGTTGACATGTGTTTACGAAGGTGGTTtgtaagtatatattttaaaaaaatgaaagggaaaaggtattaaaattttttcatttaaatttaagatttattcGAGCAATAGATATAATTTACACTTATTTTACCCATAATTAATAGTGGTAGGCACTTCGGTTATTTTATCGGTTCagtttggtttcggttcggtttggctAATTCAGTTCTAGAATTTTTCCAACTGAAGTAAACCATGATTAGTTTGATTTGGAtaggttttggttcggtttatattcggttcggtttgtattcGGATTAGTTTGTGTTTCTGTTCGGTTCAATCGGGTTTCCCTTATTGAGTTATTTTATAAGAAATCATGTCTTAAAACATAAACGCATGGTCATGAAATCATCATGCTGGTGactatgaaaaaataaattatataaagtatttccaatataaaactgaaacaaaaacctTTGAAAAAACACAAATAATTTACACTGCCCCttaaaaattaactatataaatttaatctattataaaacCTTAAAATCTTACAAAAAGTCTAtaacaacacaatcaaaccaAAGTTAACTAAAGTAAATAGAATATTTAAAAAACCCTAATAAGTTAACAATGACTTTAGtcttatgattttaatatattatatattgctAGCATGTTTAAttcaaataataacaaaaacacaTTAGTTTATGGGTTCAGTTTAATTCGTTTTGATTTGGATCGGTTTCAGTTCGGTTGGTTCGGGTTGGGAAAATCTTGTACCAAACTATTTGATAATAGACT
The window above is part of the Brassica napus cultivar Da-Ae chromosome C3, Da-Ae, whole genome shotgun sequence genome. Proteins encoded here:
- the LOC106402382 gene encoding cytosolic isocitrate dehydrogenase [NADP]-like isoform X2, which codes for MTRVIWKSIKDKLITPFVELDIKYFDLGLPHRDATDDKVTVESAEATKKYNVAIKCATITPDEGRVTEFGLKQMWRSPNGTIRNILNGTVFREPIICKNVPKLVPGWTKPICIGRHAFGDQYRATDAVIKGPGKLTLTFEGKDGKTETEVFTFTGEGGVAMAMYNTDESIRAFAEASMNTAYQKKWPLYLSTKNTILKKYDGRFKDIFQEVYEASWKSKYEAAGIWYEHRLIDDMVAYALKSEGSYVWACKNYDGDVQSDFLAQGFGSLGLMTSVLVCPDGKTIEAEAAHGTVTRHYRVHQKGGETSTNSIASIFAWTRGLAHRAKLDGNSKLLEFTEKLEAACVGTVESGKMTKDLALIIHGAKLSRDTYLNTEEFIDAVADDLQTRLRRRNNLLNSCI
- the LOC106402382 gene encoding cytosolic isocitrate dehydrogenase [NADP]-like isoform X1, producing MAFEKIKVANPIVEMDGDEMTRVIWKSIKDKLITPFVELDIKYFDLGLPHRDATDDKVTVESAEATKKYNVAIKCATITPDEGRVTEFGLKQMWRSPNGTIRNILNGTVFREPIICKNVPKLVPGWTKPICIGRHAFGDQYRATDAVIKGPGKLTLTFEGKDGKTETEVFTFTGEGGVAMAMYNTDESIRAFAEASMNTAYQKKWPLYLSTKNTILKKYDGRFKDIFQEVYEASWKSKYEAAGIWYEHRLIDDMVAYALKSEGSYVWACKNYDGDVQSDFLAQGFGSLGLMTSVLVCPDGKTIEAEAAHGTVTRHYRVHQKGGETSTNSIASIFAWTRGLAHRAKLDGNSKLLEFTEKLEAACVGTVESGKMTKDLALIIHGAKLSRDTYLNTEEFIDAVADDLQTRLRRRNNLLNSCI